CGGCCAGGACGCTATTGCGCGGCACGGTTATGAGTCAATCTCAACGGGCCGAAGGAAGCGAAGCTTAGGCCACTCTTAAAGGAAACCTATACCGGCGGGTAGCCGTGGACCCGCCACGGCGCCGAGGGGCGACGTGTCGGCCGGAACGGGAAGCGGGGTGCCGGAACACCGGCACCCCGCTGCCACGTCGCTGGAGACGGTGGGCGCGGCAGGTTTCGAACCTGCGACCCCTCGCTTGTAAGGCGAGTGCTCTCCCGCTGAGCTACGCGCCCGGAACGCCCGTCACGGCCACCGGCGGCGGCTAGCTTACCCCGACCACGGGGGTGGGCGTCGACCGACCAACGATCTTGGTCCGGTCGGACGGTCAGCCCGACGCCATGGCAAGCGCCTTCCGCCAGCCCGCCTGGTCGCGCGGTTCGCCGGGCTGGTTCAGCTCGGCGAACCGGACCGTTCCGGTTCTGTCGATCACGAACGTGCCCCGGTTGGCATAACCGGCCGCGTCGTTGAAGACGCCGTACGCCCGGGCCACGGCCCCGTGCGGCCAGAAATCGGCGAGCATCGGGAACTCGTACCCCTCCCGGTCGGCCCACACCTTGTGTGCGAAGACCGAGTCGACGCTGACGGTCAGCACCTGCACGTCGTCGTTCTGGTACTCGTGGAGGTTGTCCCGCAGCTCGGCCAACTCCCCCTGGCAGGTGCCGGTGAAGGCCAACGGGTAGAAGACCAGCAGGACGACCCGCCGGCCCTGGAAGTCGGCCAGCCGTACCTCCTGGTTGTTCTGGTTCTTCATCACGAAGTCCGGCGCCGGGGCACCAACCTCGATCGACATGCGGCTCCTCCTGGTCATGGGGCATCCGCCGGCTGATCATGAGCATCAGCCGACCCGGCCGGGTCCCGCCGGATTTCCGTTACGGGTCCCGCCACGAACCCCGTCCGGGCGGTCGGCGCCCGGACCGTGGTCCGCGGGTTACTTCTTCGCCTTGGCGCCCCGGCGCAGGACCAGCCGTGCGCCGCTCCAGTCCTTGCCGGCGTTCACCGTCGAGGTCTGTTGCAGGCCGGCGGTGGGTGCCGCCTCACTGATCTCGCTCGGCTCGACGTGGCCGTCCCGTCCGGCCTTCGGGGTCAGCAGCCACACCACACCGTTGTCGGCCAGCGGGCTGAGCGTCTCGACGAGCATCTCGAACAGGTCACCGTCGCCGTCCCGGTACCAGAGCAGCACCGCGTCCACGACCTCGTCGGTGTCCTCGTCTACCAGCTCTCCGCAGCGATCGGTCAGGGCGTCGCGGAGATCCTGGTCGACGTCGTCGTCGTACCCCATCTCCATGACGACCATCCCCGGCTCGATGCCGAACCGGTCCGCCAGACTCCGTACGCCGTCGGCGGCCTGACCAGCGGTCGCGCTCACTGTCACGTGCCTCCTCATCTCCACTGCCAGCGGCATCCCATGCGACACCGATAGCGCAAAGTCCACACAGTTGTCCCGCCGCGCGCAAGTGGCGCACCGAGTCGAAGGGAATTTACCGTGCCAGCAGCGTTCGGGCACCCTGGGTAATGGCCTCTTCGGAGACGAGAACCTGACGGGCAGCCGGGCCCAGCGGGACGAAAGTGTCGATTGAGGCAACTCTACGGGCAGAACCGACAAATCCGGCATCGACCAGAGCCGCCACCACCCCCTCGCCGACCCCGCCGGACCGGCGCGTCTCGTCCACGACCAGCACCCGGCCGGTCGCGGAGGCCTCCCGGATGATGTCCGCCACCGGCAGCGGAGCCAGCCAGCGCAGGTCCAGGACCCGGGTACCGACGTCCTCCTCGGCCAGTTTCGCGGCCGCCCGCAGCGACATCCGAACCCCGTTACCGAACGTGATTATCGTGACGTCTTCGGCCGATCCGACGCCGTACACCCGGCCCCGGCCGATCGGCACGTGGCCGGCCGTCCACCCGCCCGGCCCCTGGTAGGGGGCGAGCCACTCGCCGTCGCCGTCG
The nucleotide sequence above comes from Plantactinospora soyae. Encoded proteins:
- a CDS encoding peroxiredoxin; translated protein: MSIEVGAPAPDFVMKNQNNQEVRLADFQGRRVVLLVFYPLAFTGTCQGELAELRDNLHEYQNDDVQVLTVSVDSVFAHKVWADREGYEFPMLADFWPHGAVARAYGVFNDAAGYANRGTFVIDRTGTVRFAELNQPGEPRDQAGWRKALAMASG
- a CDS encoding DUF3052 domain-containing protein, with product MSATAGQAADGVRSLADRFGIEPGMVVMEMGYDDDVDQDLRDALTDRCGELVDEDTDEVVDAVLLWYRDGDGDLFEMLVETLSPLADNGVVWLLTPKAGRDGHVEPSEISEAAPTAGLQQTSTVNAGKDWSGARLVLRRGAKAKK